From the candidate division WOR-3 bacterium genome, one window contains:
- a CDS encoding penicillin-binding protein activator: MRAKLSIPIGILFLILNCIPEVSPPEDSKKLYEKAMKAYTDQNYKKAKELFAEVTKTNPPRELMGNSFFYLGEINKAIGNNGEALVNYVAASKYGINTTESVKELAILVDENSLKKSLLYASQELKPFLLYTIGRKLQSEGRTEESKKYFEEIIIEFPKSEYARKAQYITYPKGKKKVGVLLPLSGSYIEEGTSVKNGIEIGAKERFIPIYVDTREDPLKSYKEAVRLIENEKVSGIIGPLLSKNSFAIACVADYKGIPFISPTATKEFIDSVGPKVFIINKTIQQQAIAMAEYAVKELGLRTFSILYPRSDYGETFESVFSDKILELGGKIVSSISYGEGERDFQSELNRIKSTEPEAIYIPASTQDVPAIASHIKYCGIKSQILGTDSWKSEKIFKQQVDPSALEGIIITDNPFNPSESFLEEFKFLFRKEPDRYACLGYDAAILMSELLENPNKKLDNIPLTAGSINLSKASKGIRFYLITNGTFKLIK, encoded by the coding sequence ATGAGGGCAAAATTATCAATTCCTATAGGGATTTTATTCCTTATCTTAAATTGCATCCCAGAGGTGAGCCCCCCTGAGGATAGCAAAAAGTTATATGAAAAAGCAATGAAAGCTTATACAGATCAGAATTACAAAAAAGCAAAAGAGTTATTTGCAGAGGTAACTAAGACAAATCCTCCAAGAGAACTAATGGGAAATTCCTTCTTTTACCTTGGAGAAATTAATAAAGCGATTGGAAATAATGGAGAAGCTCTTGTAAACTATGTGGCTGCAAGTAAATATGGAATAAATACAACCGAGAGTGTAAAAGAATTGGCAATCTTGGTAGACGAAAATTCTTTAAAGAAATCTCTTCTTTATGCATCCCAAGAACTCAAGCCTTTTCTTTTATATACAATCGGCAGGAAGTTACAAAGTGAAGGGAGAACAGAAGAAAGTAAGAAATACTTTGAAGAAATTATAATAGAATTTCCAAAAAGCGAATATGCAAGAAAGGCCCAATATATTACTTATCCTAAGGGGAAAAAGAAAGTCGGAGTATTACTTCCTCTCTCAGGAAGTTATATAGAAGAAGGAACCTCTGTAAAAAATGGAATAGAAATAGGGGCAAAAGAAAGGTTTATTCCAATATATGTAGATACAAGAGAAGATCCTTTAAAAAGCTATAAAGAAGCAGTAAGATTAATAGAAAACGAAAAAGTGTCTGGAATTATTGGGCCTCTTCTTTCTAAAAATAGTTTTGCTATTGCCTGCGTTGCCGATTATAAAGGAATCCCTTTTATATCTCCAACTGCAACAAAGGAATTCATAGACTCTGTTGGTCCAAAAGTTTTTATAATTAATAAAACGATCCAACAACAGGCTATTGCTATGGCAGAATACGCTGTTAAGGAGTTAGGTCTTAGAACCTTTTCAATATTATATCCTCGCTCCGATTATGGAGAGACTTTTGAAAGTGTATTTTCTGATAAAATCTTAGAACTTGGGGGGAAAATAGTAAGTTCTATTTCATATGGAGAAGGAGAAAGAGATTTCCAAAGCGAATTAAACAGAATAAAATCCACAGAACCTGAAGCCATATATATTCCTGCAAGCACCCAAGATGTTCCTGCAATTGCCAGTCATATAAAATATTGTGGAATAAAATCCCAAATTCTTGGTACAGACAGTTGGAAATCCGAAAAGATCTTTAAACAACAAGTCGATCCAAGTGCTTTGGAAGGAATTATAATAACAGATAATCCTTTTAATCCGTCTGAATCATTCTTAGAAGAGTTTAAGTTTCTCTTTAGAAAAGAACCCGATAGATATGCCTGCCTTGGTTATGACGCCGCAATTTTAATGAGTGAATTATTAGAAAATCCAAACAAAAAATTAGATAATATTCCATTAACTGCAGGTTCTATCAATCTCTCTAAAGCATCAAAAGGAATTCGTTTTTATCTCATAACTAATGGGACTTTTAAACTTATAAAATAG